The following coding sequences lie in one Arachis ipaensis cultivar K30076 chromosome B03, Araip1.1, whole genome shotgun sequence genomic window:
- the LOC107633450 gene encoding uncharacterized protein LOC107633450, translating to MASEDSFLVLVHHRGSIKRKTRSDVKFTDKDPLCIIVRSTTSYDALVSSVLEKLGLEGVKRVKKFFYRIPTTVLHDTVKYDYFTIESDEDLQVMFLCRRQFPEVRTPELLAKLVDVVSSSGGSNRNVNTIATVAGSSSRPAVASSSVPVYEPPIQPVASPSFAVDISGNVGDVVRYEEHLRTEVQCPTPAGVGEGLFDDQDDDDVEPDMIADDSGDDLGATDPRRATGGSSSGTQQYRPHFSSLDLDAMRHDENPGQTAGFGARDTEGSVGMTEFEVGQQFQDKDEALLSVKTYSIRRGVQYKVVESDYRRYVGKCSEFGNGCTWLIRLSLRQRKGIWEVKRYNRPHTCLATSISSDHRSLDYHVIATFIMPMVRADASINIKVLLNATATHFGFRPTYRRVWKAKQKAVAVIYGTGMSRTTSSLGGC from the coding sequence atggctagtgaggatagTTTTCTAGTGCTGGTACaccacagaggatcgattaagagaaaaactcgGTCCGAcgtgaagttcactgataaggatcctctATGTATTATCGTGAGGTCAACCACCAGCTACGATGCTCTCGTTAGCTCTGTGCTGGAGAAGCTTGGTCTGGAAGGAGTTAaaagggttaagaagtttttctatcgcatccCAACGACGGTGCTCCATgataccgtgaagtatgattATTTCACGATCGAGAGTGATGAGGACTTACAGGTCATGTTTCTTTGTCGTAGGCAGTTTCCCGAGGTAAGGACACCAGAGCTGTTagcaaagttggttgatgtggtatctagCTCGGGTGGTTCGAACCGGAATGTCAATACTATAGCCACGGTTGCCGGCTCGAGCTCAAGACCTGCGGTTGCTTCATCCTCCGTTCCTGTGTATGAGCCACCGATACAGCCTGTTGCCTCCCCATCGTTTGCTGTTGATATCAGCGGCAATGTCGGAGACGTGGTTCGATATGAGGAACATCTTCGGACCGAAGTGCAGTGTCCTACACCGGCCGGTGTTGGGGAGGGATTATTTGATGATCAAGATGACGATGATGTCGAGCCTGATATGATCGCTGATGACAGCGGCGATGATCTTGGAGCGACTGATCCGAGAAGGGCTACAGGTGGAtctagttctggcacacagcagtaccgACCCCATTTTTCATCATTGgacctggatgccatgaggcatGACGAAAATCCTGGGCAGACGGCtggatttggcgctagagatACGGAAGGGTCTGTCGGTATGACAGAGTTCGAGGTTGGGCAACAATTTCAGGATAAGGATGAGGCGCTGTtgagtgtgaagacttacagcatccgccgAGGGGTCCAGTACAAGGTCGTTGAGTCTGACTACCGCAGGTATGTTggaaagtgttctgagtttgggaatgggtgcacatggttgattcggttgAGTCTCCGtcagcgcaagggcatttgggaaGTGAAGCGGTACAACAGACCGCATACCTGTCTCGCCACCTCCATCTCCAGCGACCATAGGAGTCTGGACTACCATGTGATAGCGacattcattatgccaatggttagggctgatgcatccaTCAACATCAAGGTGCTTCTAAATGCCACGGCCACACACTTTGGGTTCAGGCCTACGTACAGGAGGGTATGGAAGGCGAAGCAGAAGGCCGTTGCAGTCATCTATGGgactgggatgagtcgtacaacgagTTCCCTCGGTGGGTGTTAG
- the LOC107633451 gene encoding uncharacterized protein LOC107633451: protein MPGTVAVLRTCPVRVGGQLDESHAYFHRLFWTFPPCIEAFRHYKPLVSIDGTHLYGKYGRMLLVAIAHDGNSNILPVAFALVEGENAESWSFFLSHLRQHVTPQPGLLVISDRHNGIKAVLEAPDGGWLPPAAYRAFCIRHVAANFALTFKGKDARRLLVNAAYAKTEVEFDYWFDILRSENPAMCDWANRIEYSLWTQYCDEGRRFGHMTTNISECVNSILKGVRNLPVCSLVKATYGRLAELFVRKGREAEAQMGTGQQFSQYLVKCIEANLKTARCFTVTVYDRDNSEYTVAEMTPTGSFSLGTYRVSLGSQTCDCGYFQALHFPCPHALACCAYSRLTWMPYVHQVYRLSSVFSVYQMGFTPPIPEGFWSPYGGPTVIPDPNMRRAKEGRPRSTRIRTNMDDADPNRPKRCGLCRQPGHTRQSFLQAGRPTGTAGNE, encoded by the coding sequence ATGCCTGGCACTGTAGCAGTCCTCAGGACTTGTCCTGTTCGAGTTGGGGGACAGCTGGACGAGTCTCATGCTTATTTTCATAGGCTGTTCTGGACTTTCCCCCCTTGTATCGAGGCCTTTCGTCATTACAAGCCCTTGGTgagtattgacggcacccatctatATGGCAAGTATGGGAGAATGTTGCTTGTCGCGATTGCACatgacgggaactccaacatactccCTGTGGCATTTGCACTAGttgagggtgagaatgctgagtcatggtctttctttctctcccaccttcgTCAGCACGTGACACCTCAGCCGGGTCTGTTAGTCATTTCAGataggcataacggcatcaaggcagTGCTTGAGGCTCCCGATGGGGGATGGCTACCTCCGGCTGCATACAGGGCGTTCTGCATTCGACACGTTGCAGCTAATTTCGCCCTCACCTTCAAGGGAAAAGATGCCCGGAGGCTTCTTGTGAACGCCGCATATGCGAAGACCGAAGTGGAGTTCGACTACTGGTTTGACATTCTGCGCTCTGAGAATCCGGCAATGTGTGACTGGGCAAACCGAATTGAGTATTCGTTGTGGACACAATACTGTGATGAGGGTCGGAGATTCGGGCACATGACCACCAATATTTCTGAGTGTGTGAATTCAATCCTGAAGGGGGTAAGGAACCTCCCTGTGTGCTCGCTGGTTAAGGCCACATACGGAAGGCTGGCGGAGCTATTTGTCCGTAAGGGGAGGGAAGCCGAGGCTCAGATGGGtaccggacaacaattcagtcaatACCTAGTAAAGTGTATCGAGGCCAACCTGAAGACAgccaggtgcttcacggtgactgtTTATGACAGGGATAACTCGGAGTACACGGTGGCAGAGATGACTCCGACAGGTTCATTCTCACTTGGTACCTACAGGGTCTCACTAGGGTCTCAGACTTGTGATTGTGGATACTTCCAAGCACTTCATTTCCCGTGTCCTCATGCATTGGCATGCTGTGCTTATTCACGTCTTACTTGGATGCCTTATGTCCACCAGGTCTATCGCCTTAGTTCCGTTTTCAGTGTCTATCAGATGGGATTTACACCTCCCATTCCGGAGGGATTCTGGTCACCTTATGGCGGGCCTACCGTTATACCGGATCCGAACATGAGGCGTGCGAAGGAGGGTCGTCCGAGGTCCACCCGCATTCGCACCAACATGGATGATGCAGATCCGAACCGGCCAAAGAGATGTGGCCTCTGCAGGCAGCCAGGACACACTCGTCAGAGTTTTTTGCAAGCCGGACGACCCACTGGGACAGCTGGGAATGAATAG
- the LOC107633452 gene encoding uncharacterized protein LOC107633452 codes for MSNEFKPQTPDDIDKHITAEISDENKRPNQNYMVHGPCGPYNKNSTCMKNGSCSKFYPKEFRQRTLIDEAGFFKYRHTDNSRTLKKRECFRCHINVGYTCQTSSIKYLKYVHKGNDCITATLYNAGDSSEATQVVDEIRNYYDCRYTSACEVVCRLFGYEIQEKEPFVIRLPFHLEDEQLVVYSETSNVNDIVKKAVSHKSIFLVWMAANMSYPYARSLTYTEFSTKFVWKDDASKWFPQKQSFAIGRLTHVPADQNMSEIDIGMNSQMIFFVSTKNGDEHKELTMLDDEIKQLCLMDIDKILHSYSKTLKDYHPMPLATKVDSSLLTERVIREEINFNKDELKKNASDMLAIAIPE; via the exons ATGAGTAACGAGTTCAAGCCACAAACACCAGATGACATAGACAAACATATAACGGCTGAGATTTCTGATGAAAATAAAAGGCCAAATCAAAATTACATGGTACATGGTCCATGTGGTCCGTACAACAAGAATtcaacttgcatgaagaatggatCCTGTTCAAAGTTTTATCCTAAAGAGTTTAGGCAGCGAACACTCATTGATGAAGCTGGATTTTTCAAATATAGGCATACTGATAATAGTCGAacattgaagaaaagagaatgt TTCCGGTGCCACATAAATGTGGGATACACATGCCAAACAAGTTCTATTAAGTATCTTAAGTATGTACACAAGGGTAATGATTGCATAACAGCTACCCTATACAACGCTGGTGATTCGTCAGAAGCCACACAAGTTGTTGACGAAATTAGAAATTACTACGATTGTAGGTACACTTCGGCATGTGAGGTAGTCTGTCGTTTATTTGGATacgaaatccaagagaaagaaccATTTGTGATTAGACTTCCATTCCATTTGGAGGATGAGCAACTTGTGGTTTATAGTGAAACTTCTAATGTAAATGATATCGTCAAAAAAGCAGTATCTCATAAGTCCATATTTCTGGTATGGATGGCGGCGAATATGTCATATCCCTATGCTCGAAGTCTGACTTATACTGAATTTTCAACCAAGTTTGTTTGGAAGGACGATGCTTCAAAGTGGTTTCCTCAAAAGCAAAGCTTTGCAATCGGAAGGTTGACTCATGTACCTGCAG ACCAGAACATGTCTGAGATAGATATTGGCATGAACTCTCAGATGATATTTTTTGTATCGACAAAGAACGGTGATGAACATAAAG AGTTAACCATGTTAGATGATGAGATTAAGCAGTTGTGCTTAATGGATATAGACAAGATCTTACATTCCTATAGTAAAACCTTGAAAGACTATCATCCTATGCCTTTAGCAACTAAAGTTGATAGTTCTTTGTTAACCGAAAGAGTTATCAGGGAAGAGATAAACTTTAACAAAGATGAGTTAAAGAAAAATGCCTCAGACATGTTAGCCATCGCAATACCTGAGTAG